From Musa acuminata AAA Group cultivar baxijiao chromosome BXJ3-8, Cavendish_Baxijiao_AAA, whole genome shotgun sequence, one genomic window encodes:
- the LOC135644583 gene encoding methyl-CpG-binding domain-containing protein 4-like, translated as MEKSRKSTNSVGSYAVQCGECFKWRLIPTKEEYETIRQNFIEDPWFCHKIPNLSCDDPGDIEYDNSRVWVLDKPNLPKTPPDTERRLVMRSDYSKMDVSYIMPNGKKVRSSVEVDKFLEAYPEYKGKMSVADFSFTSPKIPEEMVPKDMEGKSSSARSKRLKTQN; from the coding sequence aAATCACGGAAGTCCACCAACAGTGTTGGTTCATATGCAGTGCAGTGTGGTGAATGTTTTAAATGGAGGCTAATTCCAACAAAAGAAGAATATGAGACTATCAGGCAAAACTTCATTGAGGATCCATGGTTCTGCCACAAAATTCCAAATCTTTCCTGTGATGATCCTGGTGATATAGAGTATGACAATAGTCGAGTTTGGGTTCTTGATAAACCAAACTTGCCCAAGACTCCACCTGACACTGAAAGGCGGCTAGTTATGAGATCAGATTACTCTAAAATGGATGTGAGCTATATTATGCCTAACGGAAAGAAAGTAAGGAGCTCAGTGGAGGTTGACAAGTTTCTAGAAGCATATCCAGAATACAAGGGTAAAATGTCTGTGGCAGATTTTAGTTTTACATCTCCAAAGATTCCTGAAGAGATGGTTCCCAAGGATATGGAGGGCAAATCTTCATCAGCCAGAAGCAAGCGGTTGAAGACACAAAATTGA